A stretch of DNA from Macrotis lagotis isolate mMagLag1 chromosome X, bilby.v1.9.chrom.fasta, whole genome shotgun sequence:
GgaataaataatttcttcagatttgatttttctttctagaaaaaTTTCAGCTACCTCTTTTTAtggaatgtccattttttttttcatgaatggTTAGGCTAAAACTTGCAGAATTGGTCACCTTGTGCTGAATCTTGAGTTCCTTGGTTCCAAGGAACACATTATTCCATCTCTCCTGCATTTTCTAATGGGTGTAGTCTAGTCGTGTGTTATTCAAATAGAGGATAATATGTAATATACTCTTATCAAGTAAAATCACTCTTGGGCATTAGTTCACTATcagctatttttatttgttctttccagTCCAAAGAGTATTTTCCTTGGTGGAGAAGACAAGCAAAATATGAGTCAAGCAGTTTTGTCTTCTCTCTGTTGTTAGTTATTATCTCATCCTTTCTAGCAATAGTTCTATCCTTTCTTTGGACGTTCTTCTTCCTGTAACCTAGCtaagaaaattgtttttgttgtctTTGAATTTCTTCATCAGCTTCAGCTCATCTAAGTTTTAGCACTTCTGATACTTCTTACATATAGGACAATATcatactttaatatttttaatagttctttttttcttcctcacatCATTGTCACTTCCCAATGACTCCTCTTCCTTGACTCTGaccaaaaacccaaaaaactccaaaactctccttgaaacaaacaaaactaagCAGAAGAAAAGAACCCATTGAGGAGGTGTAATAATGCCTCATACTGTTGAGAAGGGCAGGGGGGGAAGaattcttccccattagactttTGAAGTCAGGATTGGTGAGTACATTTTTGAGAATTCTGATACCCTTTCAGTGTTGTTTTTCTTACATCATTGTGGTCATCTGCTGATGATTCTGCTTACTACCATCTGCTTTAGTACATTAAAAAAACTTCCTTgtctctctgaatttttcattttcgTTGTTTCTTAAGATATAACAATGTGACATCACATTCttatgccacagtttgtttagccattccccaactgatgtgcACTGAATTTGTTTCCCATTGCTTTGTTACAAAATAAACAGTGAAGTGTTTGGTCAAACTTGGAATCAAACTTGGAATCAGAATGGTATGGTTTCAAATCTATCCATAACTCTTAagtcattgtgtgaccttgggttagaGTACGTTTCTAAACCTTCCTGGGTCCCAGTTCCCTCTCTCTCTAAAATAAGGGATTGGACCAGCTGGTCTTTGCAGTCTCATCAAGCTCATTAGCTGTGCTCTTGTATTCAACATTCTTGCTTTTATCTTGGGTTTTAATTTTGTGCTAAACATTTCCTTTCCCCCCACTTCCATGTAAAGATCATTCAGTAGTAGAAACTCACTGGAGTGGTTCAGTCATCAGTTATATCATTCCAGCTATCCAATAGCCCTTGTCTCATAACTCAAAAAGTCAGTCTTTTTTGTTGTCCTTAGTGTTCATCACCAGCTTCTTTTTGGCCCTTAATGTTCTTGATGCTTCTCCTGTGTCATCTTTGCATTTTTCCTGTTATCTCAGTTGAGTGGGCAGCATGGCATAATGGGAGAGGAGTTTGATGTGGAGTCAGGGGACTTGACACCTCTCATACTTACTCATTGTGTTACTGACTGTTCCTTTACTGTTCTGAACCTTAGTCTCATGacctataaaatgggtataaaattGAAGATGGTATCTATCTCATAGAGTTCTTTTGAGGATCATGTGAGATTTGTATAAAGTTCTCAGTCAACTTTAGATATGTAAATGTCAGCTACTGTTTTTGTTATCTTCCTTGGTAGGCTTGCTtgttggaatcaggaaaatttagaTGGAGATAAATGGGTACTATTCTGGATGGAGAATTTGTGAGCAGTTGGGTGGGTTTCCCAGAGATTGGTGCTGGCACCAGCCTTATTTCAGTATATaaagctaggagaggaaatacaGAATGGATTGCAGTTGACATTGAGCTCCTCTGACAAGTATGAAATACTCTGTGATGGGAACAGATTGGAGAGGTTTTCAAGGGTATGTgagtggggagaggaagaggTTTCCTACTTCAGAGGAAGCATTAATTTGATAGCAACACCTCTCCATCTACTCCTTTTACATCTTCCAGGTGGTGGCCATTGTGATGGACATGTTCACAGATGTAGATCTGCTGCAAGAGGTCTTAGAGGCAGCTGCCCGCCGTGTCCCTGTCTATATCCTCCTGGATGAGATGAATGCCCAGCACTTTCTGGACATGGCTGAAAAGTGCCGGGTCAACCTGCATCATGTGGATGTGAGTGACTGGGGAAGGAAGTGGGAGATAATTATAGGAGGTTCACTCTTCCTCTCATGGACATCAGAGACTGGtagaggaggtggaggaggagttAACAAAGGGCAATCTTAGCAGGTGTGATTCAAACTGTACCACGTGGGTTcatttgtgtgtgggggggaagatGAGTCTGTATGGAGATTGCTTTGCTTCCTATGCCCCTGACTCATACTCCTTCCCATCTAGTTCCTCCGGGTTCGCACAGTCTCAGGCCCCACCTACTACTGCCGCACTGGAAAGTCCTTCAAGGGCCACGTGAAGGAGAAGTTCCTGTTGGTGGATTGTGCTGTGGTGCTGAGTGGAAGCTACAGGTGAGCTGCGTCAGGCCAGGGgtggatatgaaaaaaaaaagacttccccCACCTTCTCACTCTCCTTTTATGTCTTCTTCACTAATCCCTCCTTCTactctcaatttcttttattcttttgagaaGATTCACTATGGGGTCCTTCCACTATGATTCTTCCCCTATTCTGTTCTTCCTCCATTGTCCTCCCCAACCCTAACCTCTCTGTCTTCCTTATTTTAGCTTCATGTGGTCCTTTGAGAAGATTCATCGGAGCATTGCTCACGTGTTCCAGGGAGAGCTGGTATCCAGCTTTGATGAGGAATTTCGCATCCTCTTTGCTCAGTCTGAGCCATTGATCCCTGCAGCTGGGGCCTTGGCCCTGGCTTTGACCCATGCGGACACTTATGCCCTTACACCATATGGGGGTCCAGGGCCCCTAATGGGGGCTCCTGTAGGAGGACCAGGCTCCTTCTTCCCCAAGCGTGCCCACTTTCTGTTCCCACCACGTGATGAAGGTCTGGGCTTCCCCTCCTTCTTGGACCCTGACCGCCACTTCCTGTCAGCCTTCCGCAGGGACGACCTACTTCGGCACACAGGGGGTGCAGGAGACATGCATGGGCTGAGGATGCTCTCACGTCGGCCAGGCATGGATATAGAGGCTGGCCATGGTGGGGATCCCAGCACTCGTGGCTTTCTCCGTGCTAAGCACCTAGAGATGGAAGCTGGGCATGGTGTAGACTCTGGGAATCGGGGCTTCCTCCGAGCCAAGCACTTGGAGATGGAGGCTGCCCATGGTGGGGACCCCAATTCCCGTGGCTTTCTCCGAGCCAAGCACATGGAGATGGATGCTTTCAAGCGGCATACCTTTGCTGATGGAGCCATGGAGAACTTTGCTTCATCCCGCCAGGTGTCCCGTCAGATGTTTGTTAGTCATGGTGATGACTTCCGCTTTCAGACCAGCCACTTTCACCGTGACCAGCTTTACCAGCAACATTACCAGTTTGAACCCCAATTCACATCTACCCGGCCCCAGGGCTTGTTTGAGAAGCTGCGGGCTGGACGGCCAGGGTTTGGAGACCCTGAAGACTATGGGATAGAGGGGAGTCCTCGTTTCCCAGAGTTAGAATCAGGCTTTGGCTCTCACCCTGAGGGTCCTGGTGGACACTTGCGCTTGGATTATGTGCCATCCAGTGCATCAAGGGAAGTCCGACATGGCTCTGACCCTGAACCCCGTGGTGTGGAGCCTGGTGCCCCACAGCGCCCTAACATTGGGCAAAGGTTCCTTTGCCAGTCATCACCTACACAGAAGCAGAGTTTGGAGCAACGGTTGTTTTCACCAGAAGCTGAGCCAGAAATGGAACCCAGCCGGAAGGGTGGGGCTGAGGGTCGGGCAGGGCTACGCAACTGGCGTATCTCTTCCTACCTTAGTGGCTGCCACTCTGATGGTGGAGATGAGGGTCTGCCTGGCCCCATGGAGGCAGAATCCTATGATGAAGTCCTGAGTGATCCCCCTGGCCGCTATCCCTTGCCTGGGGACCTACTTCCCTCCTCTTTCAGGACTGGGGGCCCCTTTCCTCCAAAGGCTATGGGTGGGGGGGATGGCCCAGAGCGAGAGGTGATTGATGGGACAGGCTTGGTTAAGCAGGACTCATTCCGCTCCCGCCTCAACCCCCTGATCCAGCGGAGCTCCCGGCTTCGTTCCTCCCTCATTTTCAGTGCATCCCAAAAGGAGGGTCCTGGAGTTGGGGCTGCAAATGAGAAAGTTCAGCTCTTCCAGAAGGAGCAGACAGTCAGTGAGACAGTGGGAGAGGGTGGTGAGACTGTTCGGACAGCCTCATCCTCCAAGGTGGCAGAACTGTTGGAGAAATACAAGGGCCCAGCTCGAGACAGAGATCGGGACCGGGACCAGGATAGAACGGGTGGTGTGGTCACTGTTAGCAAAGCAGCAGTGTCGCAGTCATGGCGGGAAGAGACTGGGACAGGTAGTGGGGGTACAGGGAGCGAGCGACGTAGCCTGGAGAGCTGCCTGTTAGATCTACGTGACTCCTTTGCCAGTCGGCTGCATGAAGAGGCTGAGAGACAGCCGGGTGCAGCCACTCTGAGTGCTGCCCAGCTGCTTGACACCCTGGGTCGGGGTACTGATAAACTGCCCTCTCGATTTCTTGCTTCTGATGGTAGAGCAGCCCTGACCCAGGGCAGGGCAAGTCCTCCACCTGAGAGGAAAGGAAGCCCCACACCAGCCTTTCCTGAGAGGAGGGGGAGTCCTATACCTGACAGGAGAGGGAGCCCTACTCCAGCATACCCAGAAAGGAAGGGGAGCCCTGTGCCACCTGCCTCTGAGAGGAAGGGGAGCCCCACTTTGGCCTATCCCGAAAGGAAGGGGAGTCCTGTGCCACCTGCCCCTGAAAGGAAGGGGAGCCCCACTTTGGCCTATCCTGAAAGGAAGGGAAGCCCTACCTCAGCTTCACCTGACCAGCGGGGCAGTCCCCTACCTCCAGTGCCTGAACGGAGGAGTAGTCCTATACCCCCAGTGCCTGAGCGGAGGAGTAGCCTCACATTTGCTGGGGACACCCAGAAGATAGGGTCTCCTGGGGAGGAAGATGCTGGCCGACAAGAGCCCAGTCCTATGGAGTTCCTGCGAAAGGGCTCACTTCGGCTGAAACAGTTGCTAAGTCCCAAGGGAGAGAAACGGCTAGAGGAGGAGGGTGGCTTCTTAGGGCCCCAGGAGAATGGGCAACCCGAGGGTTCCCAGCGACTGTCTCGGGGAGATAGCCCAGAGGTAGGGACAGAGGAACGGGGCTCCAGGCCTCGCTTGACCTCTGCCACAGCCAATGCCCTCTATAGTAGTAACCTTCGAGATGACACCAAAATGATACTAGAACAGATTAGTGCTCACAGCCAGAAACATCGGAGTGGGGCTGGATCAGGGGCAGGGACAGGTGGTGCAGCCCACAGCAGCCCTGAGCTATACCGCTCACCTGCTGCTGCCCTGGATGTCAGTCGGGCCCATGAGATGTCTGACAAGGACAAATGTTCAGCCATCTTCCGCTCAGACAGCTTTGGGGGTCAGAGTCGCTTCAGCAGGACACTGCCGGCTAGCCTGGAAGAACGAGACACCCTGCTACGAAAGATGGAGAGTATGCGGAAAGAAAAGCGTGTCTATAGTCGTTTTGAAGTCTTCTGTAAGAAGGACGAAGCAGGGGCAAGTGAGGCAGGGGCAGGTGAGACTGGAGCAGGAGAGGCTGATGCTAGGGACCGCAAGGTGGGCAAGTTCATGCCCAAGATCTTAGGCACCTTCAAGACCAAGAAATGATCCAACACCCTGGCAATCTTTCCTGCCCAGAGTGTCACTATCACTGACTCATGTTACATGCTCAACTCCATTGTGGGTCTGATGACCAAGCCAGATGCCAAATCTCTAAACAGGGTGGGATGAAAAAGGGTGGGGAGAGGGTGCATATATTCTGAAGAGCAGGATGTTCCCTTGGGCTTCTGAGGGATATCATTGCCCAGGGGTGGAGGACCATCCCCATCTTTAATGTGCTCAGAAATCCAGTGCACCTGGGCACACCCAGTCCCCACACAATGATGTGCTACTACTTTGTCTGCCTTTGGAATGTGAGCTTTACCTTTCTGGAGGATTATTCCCATCTTCCCATCTAATTATATTGATCTGggtatccatccattcattttctATATCCTCCTTTATTCCAAAGGCCCTTACCTTCAATTAGAAGGTGTATGCTGCACCTTCTACTGACACATAGTCTTGTACTTAACTGCCTATCCCTTCTTTCACTGATCTGCTTAAGTATCTGCctatccctctctctcttctcagtcTGTTAGTACATCTCTCAGGCTGAGGAATTTGGAAGTTACAAATCCTCACTTGAACAGAACTTTACAGTTTATGAAGAGTATTCTCACactatctcattggatccttCTGAGGGATTCCATAATGACCTGAggtatttttacagatgaggaaagaagctGGGAGAAGTAACTTGTTCCAGATTATATAGCCagggaactgtggagttggaAGAAGAGACCATATTTCTTGGCTCCTTGTCTAGTGTTCTTTTTCACTATACCAAGTGGCCTCTCTAACAGAGATGGGATGGAcaatcttgtgtgtgtgtgtgtgtgtgtgtgtgtgtgtgtgtgcgtgacACCATGCCTTCTCCCAGGAGAGGTCTTGGGATAAGAGAGAACCCTATCTGTAGCATTTACAAAGTCTTCCCAGCACTGGGTACTGTGTCTTATAttcaataggcacttaataaaagctgGCTGATTTGTAGGTTGGATGAGGTGGAATCCTGGGGGATTATGGGTTCTGTTTGGGTTTCTAGAAAAGAGGGGCACTGCTATCTGAGGTTCTGAGTTAGCATCTCTCCTATTCTTAGATGGATGCATGTCTCTTTGGGTGTTGAAGAGGGACACCCATGATGATGGACAAAAGGTGCTGGGAATGTTCCCGCTGGGGAGGGGCTGGCACAGACTCAGTATCTGTGTCTTCGACCCTCTGCAGGGGATGAGAGTGGGAGGGACGAGGGAAGACTAATTTGCTGCATCAATAAATTAGACTTGAATTTATTAAACCTGGCTTTGATTGTCTTGGATTTGTCTTAGATTCTTCACAACTTCACAAACATCTTGTCAGAAATGTCTTAGGAGGAGAGGGttaaatagaaatgctgagatGGAATCAGTCTGGGATTCCTATGACACATGAGATGAATCATACATTAGACCAATGTTAGTACCTGTGTGGGCCTGTATCTCATTCCCAAAGGTATGTGCAGGATGTGGGCAGGGCCGACTGAAGGAGAAAGGTGTGAGGAAGCCAGGGAGCTCAGGGACCAGAGATCAATGACAGACTATAGGAGATCTCTTGTCATGTTACTTCCCACCTTTTCTCTTCAGTTATTTACTGTCAAGAAGAACCCTTCCTTAGAGACCTCAGTGGGCTCCATACCTGCCTGAACTAACCAGATGTCTTAGCCTTCAGCCTGAAGGAAATTCTTTGCTTTTGAGGTAGGAGACCAGGGAGTGACTGCACCCTAGGAATCAGTGCCTTTTTCTTAGgggaccaaggaagagatgagacCCTGGTAAGAGAATGAGGGTTTAAGTGGGAGTGAGCCTGACAGGGTCCCTCCCAGAAGTCACACAGATCCTGACTTCCACCAccatttttctttgtgtcttctaTTATGGGGTTGGTGGATATGAAAGATTCTGTTGTCCTGAACCTATGGCCCTTTCATCACCCACTGCTCCCTCCTCAGCATTCACCTGGATAGGGCTGGGGGCCCAAACATAGGGTGTACCCAGTTTGGGATAAGGAAACCTTTGGTGTGGGCTGCTCTGCCAGGTAgcaaagaggaggaaggagttGCTTCTTTTGAAACCAGCCCTGAAATGCTGCCTTAATTACCTCTCTGCCACCCAAGAACTATAAAAGCCACTGCTTTGGAAAAGCTATTTCCAGGGTCAGAGGTCAGCCAGCTCTAGTGAAAATACCAGAAAAAGACAGTCCAGTCTTAGCACAGTTGGTCCTCCCCCCACTTTATTCCAACTTTCAACCATTCAGGCCATTTAATGGGGAAGGTAAGGTGTCTGTATGTCATACTGTCTCAAGGAAGTATTGTGGTTTTTGACATTCCTAGACTTTCAGATGCCTGGTGAACTACACCCTCTTGCACAACAAATGTCCTAGTTGGTATCCCACTGATACTGTAGGGCTGAGGTCCAGCCTCAAGATTCAGTAGTCCCTTGGAGTCAGAAACCTTGAGCCTGTCCTAAGACACACATTATTGCATAtgggcaaaaacaaaaaataagtaaaaacatgGTCATGATATATGGAATCATGCAATCCTTCCAAGAGACACATGGTCAGACAAAGACTGTCACTTGGGGCAGCtacgtggtacagtggatagagcactggccctggagtcaggaggacctgagttcaaatccagcctcagagacttaataattgcctaactgtgtgaccatgggcacatttaaccccagtgccttaaattaaaataaaattaataaaaaagaatattaaaaaaagactcGTAGAGACACATAGTCCTGGactgagggaaggaagaggaaagtcaTGAGGGAGCTCAACTCCCTATGCTGGAGGAATACCAAAACCATACAGAAAATCAGAGACTTTATTGTTGAAAATAATGGGAAGGTTAAAGGGGACAGACTTCCATGGCTGAAGCCAAACATTCCCTAAACTAGAGATCCCATTGAGTGAGTCAGAGAGGATGACATCAGAGGAGGGATCTTATCTATTGGAAATGTCTGGGTAAGGAAGCTTCAGTAAGAGTTCAGGGGGTCATGGGGATCAGGTGAAGGAAGTTCATGGAAATGAGGGAGGCTGGGGATATCTGGGGGAGCAGTAAATAGGGACTAGTCAAGGGCTAGAAGGAGTACATGGGGAAAAGTTAGGATGTCTCTAGGAAGGATTCAGGATGGAGGTACATGGGGGAGGGGCTGGAGGGAAGAGTAAGAGTGGGGCAGACCATACAGGGCTGACCTGCAGATGGTTCCATAGGCCTGGGAATAGCCTCCCAGGGAGgccttagctgcccctatagacCCTTGAGAAGCAGAGGATTGGAACATCCTCTTAGCAGGCCGCAGGACAACTCGAGCATCTTGAGTGGGGCCAGGGGGCAGGCGAGGGacctgagaggaaaaaagaattcatgggggaagaggggatCAGTATTGGGAGTGAATAGTTAGTGTTGGGGAAATGACAGTGATGTCAGGGGAGGGATAATGCCATGGGAGAGATAATCAGTGTTGGGGGTAGGATAATCaagatcataagatttagaggagaagggaccttagggatcaTGAACTCTAATTAATGACCTCATTTTATAAGGAGCTAAAACGCAAAAAGGATGAATGAGTGACTTGGTCAAATTCACCTAGCCAAGCTGGGATTCACACCCAGGTTCTGTCAGGCTACTTAATGTTATATCCAGGCTGTCAGGCTATTTAATGTTAGGAAGATGCCActaaaagggagagaaagtcaGTATCTGGAAAGTAATAATTGGGACTCTGCATCTGGATTGCCTCACCAGCCTGGTGCTTGTGGAAGTCATGACACCCATCAGGGAACTGTCCTTTCGCGTTAGGGCCTGGTTGGTTGCTGCAGCTGCTGCTTGGGCAGAGAGGGAGAGGGTAGGCATGCCCCATTTGATGCCTGGCTTCTCCTAAAAACAGACATATTACTCCCCTGGACTGGTGCAGACAGAGATTATTACCCGAGGTAAGCAATCATATCCTGAGAGTACTGCAGTACCAAGAAGGTGGAGGGACTAAAGGAAGACAAGTAGGGAGCTAGACCAGGAAACAGTCTAGCCATGTTTATTCATTCTCCTGGCAATATCCCTGATGCTTCAAGGTTCTGTTCTGTTTCTACTTTCTTTTAATGCCATTCCCTTTAATGCAATGATCCCCAGACTTGCATTCCCAGCTTCAATCTTTCTTCTGAACTCCCCAAGCCCTATTTTCAAATACCTGCTGGATAGCTCCACATGGAAGTCCTTCATTCAATTTCACATATTTAAGATTGAACTTGTCTTCCCGCCAAAATTTCCTAACTTCCATAATTTTTTGGTAACATTtatccccctccctttcttctttcttctcctcctcctctcttctatctcttctGACGTCTCcacctcctctttttcttcttcctcctcctcctccagggcCAACTCCTCAGTCATCTTGGACatatttatccttctctcttaCTCCACACATCCAATTGCCAAATTCTGATGAATCTAGCTCTACCACAGTTTTTGTGTCCATCTCTTCCTCTCCCACTATGACAACTCTTAACATTGTCTGCCTGCTTTTAATCTCTCCTCCCAACATCCTTCAAAGAAATGCTCCTTCAGACCTAATGCCCTTCTTTGACCAAACccttcagtggctccctgttgGTCCATAGGAGAAAACACCCCCTTCTTAGTCTTGCACTTAAGGTCCTGCTCAGTCCCACTTTTCTCACCCACACTCATACTCTTCCCTTTCATGTACTTTACATTCTGGCTAAACTGGAACACTACTGACTAGGCTTTTTCACTGACTGACCCTCCCATGTCTGGACATCTCCTAAGTCACTATTCCTGCAACAGAACACTTGGCCTGCTGCAATCCCTTGGTTCTGCAGAGATCCTGCCTTGTTGCCATTTTTTCCAAGAAGCCTTACCTCTCACCACCActtaaattcaaatggaagtgatctGTCCGCCCTTGGGTCTCACACTCTCCTCAATTTGCACTTCACTGACCATGTTCTTTTTTCTACTCTAGTGATGTATGTGGTCAGATTTCACTGAGATCTCAGAGGGTAGGGAACTCCTTTCCCTCTGTGCTTTCCTAACCCAGAAAAGTGCAGTTTAAGTCACTATCTAGTAGGTGTTCGttaaatagaaaggaataaacttaCCCCAGTGGGACCAGTGAGAGTTCGAGCATCACCCCAAAATGAGTGTCCCCTCTTCCCGAAGGAACCTCGATGTTGTAACCAGATGGAGGGTGCTGACCCCTGCTGAGGTCCAAAGGTGTCTATGTTTTGGGTAGGGGGGAAGGAACACATCACAGTGAGGGTCAGGGTTGTAACACCTTTGTGAAGGGGTTTTGGACAGGGAAATCAAATACCATGACTATGAGGTCAAGGGTTATAAAACTGGTGAGGGGGAAGGGGTTGGGTTAATGGATAACCTGCCATGGATTCAGATTAGACATCAAACACTGAAGGGTCAAGGAATCACAAGCTATTGGGGATGGGGATAGAGATTCAAGGTCACACCATTTCCTAAGATCAGAAGTCACCTATGAGGAGATGGAGTCCGAGATCACATACCATGGCAGGGAGAGGGTTCACTCTGTGGTCTGGGTCCAGGGATTTGTGAACGGCGTTCCTTCAGGATAGAGGGCCGAGGTTCCCCTGGAGCCTGGGCTAGCTCAGAAATAGAATTCTGCGGGAGGGGGTCCTTCTGGGAGGGCAGGGGCACAGAGCTTGACCTGGGAAGGTCCCCCAGGGCTTCTCTCTGAATCTCCTGCCTTTGAAGCCGATTGTTTGACCTTCGCTCTAAGATCATCTGTAGGAAGGGGACATTTCAGAGTCCCTCTGGGAAGTATTTAAAGTAGGGAAGTAAAGAGTAGGGGATTACCTGGGTCTAGGCAGAGAGCAAGAGAGTGActtatgtgtgtatgtagaaCCTGAAATGAAGGATTTCCTGGACTGAGGAAATACTTAAGAGTGATAGTGAGAAGGTCATGGGGAGGGACCCATGCATGTCACCCTCTTGGGGAGCCTGAGGTAGAAGAGTATTTGGATTTAAGAAAATTCCTAATGCCATATCTGTAGTGGCTGGAGTGTTCCTCTGCACACACATGTGCTATGCTTGTgttcacacatacatatgcagCTCACTGACATGCATGTGGTGTATCTGCACCTCCAGGGGACTGCATGTATACACATGTGACTATCCTTGTGtctgtatgcatgtgtgtatggcAGAGAAAGAGGCAAGGGGCTGAGGCTCCTGGAGGTCACCTTGTACAGCCTGTTGCGATACTCCACCACAGAGAGCTGCACACCGTCATCCACAGGCAGGATCACTTCATGCTCCAGGGCTGGTTCCTTGGCTGGGCAGTGGAATCTGAAGtaggaggttggaaggaaatttagaggtGGATGTTGCTCATTGTCCCCCTGGGGAGCTCTTCTCTCCTCCACTCCATTTACCCATATAAGGGGGATAGCTATGGCAGTTTCTTTCTAAGGAGTTCCATGACCTCAGCCTTTTCTCTATCTGAACCTGTTGCTGATCTGGCCTCATCTGGGAATCCTCTAGACATAGGCTCCTTTCTCATCAGCTCATCAGCatcacttcctccctccctcaaccAATCCTCTTCCATCCCTATTGTCAGCCTTATGCTCTCTTATtgttccctctccctcttctccaatACTTAGCACCTCAGTGTTGGTCTCATTGTCAGCCTGACCTAGGACCTCCCCACTCCCTTctgaccttcccttcccatcAGCCTTCCTGGGGCCTCCCTGAACCACCCcactctctccccacctcctcaTGTAGGGGTGCCTCAGAGCCTCATCTGCTGTCAGCCGCTTTTCAGGGTCAAACACCAGGAGTCGTTGCAACAGGTCAAGGGCCTCAGGAGGAGTGGTTGATGGGAAACGGGAATCCAGAGACACTAGCTGGCTGGAGGCAAGTGTTATATTCCCAAATTTGGGTGCTCCACTGTTACTCACTGTGCCCTCTAAGCTCAAAGGGATCCAATGCTATGGCCATGGCAGATCAATTCCAGGGATGGAGAATAGCCCACAGTTCTATCATGCATTGATATTTATTTCCTTACAACCACCCAAGAGGTTGGTAGTGAAGGGATAGATGGAGAAA
This window harbors:
- the MAPK15 gene encoding mitogen-activated protein kinase 15 isoform X2 encodes the protein MSSADVDEHVSQRYLIKRRLGKGAYGIVWKAVDMRTGEIVAIKKIFDAFRNKTDAQEFDNHPNIIRLLNVIRAENDRDIYLVFESMDTDLHSVIRKGNLLKDIHKCYILYQLLCATKFIHSGNVIHRDQKPSNILLDADCCVKLCDFGLARSLSQLHEDPGNPALTEYVATRWYRAPEILLSSHRYTQGVDMWSLGCILGEMLLGKPLFPGTSTLNQLELILAAIPVPNKEDFLSIGSEYSASVLHRMGSRQLVSLDSRFPSTTPPEALDLLQRLLVFDPEKRLTADEALRHPYMRRFHCPAKEPALEHEVILPVDDGVQLSVVEYRNRLYKMILERRSNNRLQRQEIQREALGDLPRSSSVPLPSQKDPLPQNSISELAQAPGEPRPSILKERRSQIPGPRPQSEPSPCHDTFGPQQGSAPSIWLQHRGSFGKRGHSFWGDARTLTGPTGEKPGIKWGMPTLSLSAQAAAAATNQALTRKDSSLMGVMTSTSTRLVPRLPPGPTQDARVVLRPAKRMFQSSASQGSIGAAKASLGGYSQAYGTICRSALYGLPHSYSSLQPLPHVPPS
- the MAPK15 gene encoding mitogen-activated protein kinase 15 isoform X1, whose translation is MSSADVDEHVSQRYLIKRRLGKGAYGIVWKAVDMRTGEIVAIKKIFDAFRNKTDAQRTFREIMFLQEFDNHPNIIRLLNVIRAENDRDIYLVFESMDTDLHSVIRKGNLLKDIHKCYILYQLLCATKFIHSGNVIHRDQKPSNILLDADCCVKLCDFGLARSLSQLHEDPGNPALTEYVATRWYRAPEILLSSHRYTQGVDMWSLGCILGEMLLGKPLFPGTSTLNQLELILAAIPVPNKEDFLSIGSEYSASVLHRMGSRQLVSLDSRFPSTTPPEALDLLQRLLVFDPEKRLTADEALRHPYMRRFHCPAKEPALEHEVILPVDDGVQLSVVEYRNRLYKMILERRSNNRLQRQEIQREALGDLPRSSSVPLPSQKDPLPQNSISELAQAPGEPRPSILKERRSQIPGPRPQSEPSPCHDTFGPQQGSAPSIWLQHRGSFGKRGHSFWGDARTLTGPTGEKPGIKWGMPTLSLSAQAAAAATNQALTRKDSSLMGVMTSTSTRLVPRLPPGPTQDARVVLRPAKRMFQSSASQGSIGAAKASLGGYSQAYGTICRSALYGLPHSYSSLQPLPHVPPS
- the MAPK15 gene encoding mitogen-activated protein kinase 15 isoform X3, with the translated sequence MSSADVDEHVSQRYLIKRRLGKGAYGIVWKAVDMRTGEIVAIKKIFDAFRNKTDAQRTFREIMFLQEFDNHPNIIRLLNVIRAENDRDIYLVFESMDTDLHSVIRKGNLLKDIHKCYILYQLLCATKFIHSGNVIHRDQKPSNILLDADCCVKLCDFGLARSLSQLHEDPGNPALTEYVATRWYRAPEILLSSHRYTQGVDMWSLGCILGEMLLGKPLFPGTSTLNQLELILAAIPVPNKEDFLSIGSEYSASVLHRMGSRQLVSLDSRFPSTTPPEALDLLQRLLVFDPEKRLTADEALRHPYMRRFHCPAKEPALEHEVILPVDDGVQLSVVEYRNRLYKMILERRSNNRLQRQEIQREALGDLPRSSSVPLPSQKDPLPQNSISELAQAPGEPRPSILKERRSQIPGPRPQSEPSPCHDTFGPQQGSAPSIWLQHRGSFGKRGHSFWGDARTLTGPTGEKPGIKWGMPTLSLSAQAAAAATNQALTRKDSSLMGVMTSTSTRSLACPLAPLKMLELSCGLLRGCSNPLLLKGL